The following coding sequences lie in one Candidatus Zixiibacteriota bacterium genomic window:
- a CDS encoding glutaredoxin family protein gives GKGGGMAVTIYIKEGCPYSVALKRHLDRQGTKYKEIDVVKNPEFQTELIKLAGKKAVPVMVEDGKVTIGFGGA, from the coding sequence AGGAAAAGGAGGAGGTATGGCGGTTACCATATATATAAAAGAAGGATGTCCATATTCTGTGGCTTTGAAGAGGCATCTGGACAGGCAGGGGACTAAATATAAAGAAATCGACGTGGTGAAAAATCCGGAGTTTCAAACAGAGTTAATCAAGCTGGCAGGGAAAAAAGCGGTCCCGGTGATGGTTGAAGACGGAAAGGTGACAATCGGGTTTGGAGGGGCTTGA